From a region of the Neobacillus niacini genome:
- a CDS encoding cell wall anchor protein, whose translation MDFKSTLKKGSVIAALSLSLTAFAAVPGNEVLAAGNTNPHAQKLVDSLKALNIAEVDYLYAYLQSITLSDAEYKGILDNTQRVSQLLKGAANPQDLPNASKVEIGRLFLESVKLAHLQASIVDENGNPLDIATYKVDGTNLLIQLKDLKGNLLATINPKREDLNIAALQAKMNALKSAVQAKKQLDKAGTFVPMPNAPLPNTDSNTVDYMALGGLLILLGGIAAVPALRLVRKSEIEA comes from the coding sequence TTGGATTTTAAATCAACTTTGAAAAAGGGGTCTGTGATTGCAGCACTTAGTTTGAGTTTAACTGCATTTGCTGCGGTTCCAGGTAATGAAGTTTTAGCAGCAGGAAATACAAACCCCCATGCACAGAAATTAGTAGATTCGTTAAAGGCATTAAATATCGCAGAGGTGGATTATTTATATGCATACTTACAATCTATTACGTTAAGTGATGCCGAGTATAAAGGGATTCTTGATAATACCCAACGTGTAAGCCAACTTTTGAAGGGTGCAGCTAATCCACAGGATCTTCCTAATGCCTCTAAAGTAGAAATTGGACGTTTATTCCTAGAAAGTGTGAAGCTAGCCCACCTTCAAGCGTCAATCGTGGACGAAAATGGGAATCCGCTTGATATCGCTACTTATAAGGTCGATGGTACGAACCTTCTTATCCAGTTAAAGGATTTAAAAGGAAATTTATTAGCAACGATAAATCCTAAGAGAGAGGATTTAAATATCGCTGCTCTTCAAGCAAAAATGAATGCATTAAAAAGTGCGGTTCAAGCTAAGAAACAATTAGACAAAGCAGGAACGTTCGTTCCAATGCCAAATGCTCCACTTCCTAACACAGACAGCAACACCGTAGATTATATGGCACTAGGCGGATTATTAATTCTATTAGGCGGAATTGCGGCTGTTCCAGCATTACGTTTGGTACGCAAATCCGAAATCGAAGCTTAA
- a CDS encoding class D sortase: protein MEKIKKKKRKKKWYQKWKWVLLSFPILLIAAGVGIVAYFGWDLSKQTVLLAHEVVDEYEPELPAQTFDQPWPKLPDPGSSIGELQFTTIDLNVPVVQGTHENELKKGAGHFAGSALPGQGGNVILSGHRDTVFRKLEHLKLGDQVTFNTPYGDFVYEAIDFKIVPANDMTVMVPTEYETLTLTTCYPFDFIGDAPDRYIVYTKLVSSPIIASNN from the coding sequence ATGGAAAAAATAAAAAAGAAAAAGCGGAAAAAGAAGTGGTATCAGAAGTGGAAATGGGTACTTCTTAGTTTTCCAATTTTACTGATTGCAGCCGGTGTTGGCATTGTAGCTTATTTTGGATGGGATTTATCAAAACAGACAGTCTTGTTAGCGCACGAAGTAGTTGATGAATACGAACCAGAATTACCTGCTCAGACATTTGACCAGCCATGGCCAAAACTGCCAGACCCAGGTTCATCCATTGGTGAATTGCAATTCACCACCATCGACTTAAATGTTCCTGTAGTACAAGGTACACATGAAAATGAGTTAAAAAAAGGCGCAGGCCATTTCGCTGGCAGCGCACTGCCTGGTCAAGGCGGCAATGTCATCTTAAGCGGACACCGGGATACGGTATTTAGAAAGCTAGAGCACCTTAAACTAGGTGACCAAGTGACTTTCAATACTCCATATGGTGATTTCGTTTACGAAGCCATTGACTTTAAAATTGTACCAGCGAACGATATGACGGTTATGGTACCAACAGAATATGAAACTCTTACCTTAACAACTTGCTACCCTTTTGATTTCATTGGCGACGCACCTGACCGTTATATCGTTTACACAAAGTTAGTATCTAGTCCAATTATTGCTAGTAATAACTAA
- a CDS encoding SpoIIE family protein phosphatase: MDEQLNHAPCGFLTLSEDGTILAINQTLLKILHYDKDLLIGQHVNSILTVPARLFLQFYFFPLVKLEHRVEEMYISLENAKGEEIPVLINAILKREKERTVLDCIMIPMHKRNEYENELLLAKKETEVALKAKHKAVAELETTLKKLEIQKEALLELNQENQNYKIETKKELELARIIQETSLTDTINNDQFQMEVFYNASGELSGDIYGIYQIDPYRYGIILLDVMGHGISSALITMTLHSLFQRLISAGFPVDLVMKELDSHLHKLFHNNEEARHYSTGIYLLIDTDKQKIDYVNAGHPPALWQDPDGKQFELCSTAPPLGTFEGVVFKTNTFTYKKGGRLLLYTDGVDPLASNYLAPLLRKTASLPLCKLKEEILTCLHNEKNVYHKSDDESFILVDLK; encoded by the coding sequence ATGGACGAACAATTGAATCATGCACCTTGTGGATTTCTCACTCTATCAGAAGATGGTACTATTTTAGCCATTAATCAAACGTTGCTCAAGATACTTCATTACGACAAAGATTTATTAATAGGACAGCATGTCAATTCTATCCTCACTGTCCCTGCCCGTCTGTTTTTACAGTTTTATTTTTTTCCGCTAGTAAAACTTGAACATCGGGTAGAGGAAATGTATATCTCACTAGAGAACGCTAAGGGAGAAGAGATTCCCGTTCTGATCAATGCTATCCTAAAGAGGGAAAAAGAGAGAACAGTATTGGATTGTATTATGATTCCTATGCATAAAAGAAACGAGTATGAAAATGAGTTGCTTTTAGCAAAAAAAGAAACCGAAGTGGCGTTAAAAGCAAAGCATAAAGCGGTGGCGGAATTAGAGACGACCCTTAAAAAACTGGAAATTCAAAAAGAAGCACTACTTGAACTGAACCAAGAAAATCAAAACTATAAAATAGAAACAAAAAAAGAGTTAGAGCTGGCGAGAATCATTCAAGAAACATCATTAACCGATACGATTAACAATGATCAATTTCAAATGGAAGTATTCTATAATGCATCTGGTGAATTATCCGGTGATATCTACGGAATTTATCAAATTGACCCATATCGCTATGGAATCATTCTGCTAGATGTGATGGGCCATGGTATTTCTTCAGCATTAATCACCATGACTCTTCATTCTCTGTTTCAAAGATTGATTTCTGCAGGATTTCCTGTTGATCTTGTGATGAAAGAACTCGATAGCCACCTTCACAAATTGTTTCATAACAATGAGGAGGCTAGGCATTATTCGACCGGTATCTATCTGTTAATTGATACGGATAAACAGAAAATTGATTATGTGAATGCTGGTCATCCGCCTGCTTTATGGCAGGACCCTGACGGAAAACAATTTGAATTATGTTCTACAGCCCCACCACTTGGGACATTTGAGGGTGTTGTATTTAAAACAAATACTTTCACATACAAAAAGGGAGGCAGGTTGCTCCTTTACACAGATGGTGTTGATCCCCTTGCTTCAAACTATTTAGCTCCATTATTAAGGAAAACGGCATCATTACCGTTATGTAAACTAAAAGAAGAAATTTTAACGTGCCTACATAATGAAAAAAATGTATATCATAAGAGCGATGACGAATCCTTTATTCTTGTTGACTTAAAATAA
- the deoD gene encoding purine-nucleoside phosphorylase, producing MNTNGHKETAHIKPNGVEIAETILLPGDPLRAKFIAETYLEDAIQFNSVRNMFGYTGTYKGRKISVMGTGMGMPSMSLYSWELIHVFGVKNLIRIGTCGAMQDHMNLYDIVFAMGASTDSRYVHQYNLPGQFSNIASFALLEKAKKVADQKELPVHVGNVLTSDIFYNADETAVEKWRKMGILCAEMETAGLYMNAAYAGVNALTILTVSDHMIRHEQTTPEERQVAFTNMMEIALELA from the coding sequence ATGAATACAAACGGACATAAAGAAACCGCGCATATTAAACCAAATGGAGTAGAGATTGCAGAAACGATCCTTTTGCCAGGGGATCCATTAAGAGCAAAATTCATTGCAGAAACCTATTTAGAGGATGCAATCCAATTCAATTCTGTCCGCAATATGTTTGGGTACACAGGAACGTATAAGGGAAGAAAAATATCCGTTATGGGTACCGGAATGGGTATGCCGAGTATGAGCCTTTATTCTTGGGAACTAATCCACGTATTTGGTGTGAAAAACTTGATTCGAATTGGTACTTGCGGTGCAATGCAGGATCATATGAACCTATATGATATTGTTTTTGCTATGGGAGCTTCAACCGATTCACGTTACGTACATCAGTACAATCTCCCTGGACAATTTTCCAATATTGCTTCCTTTGCATTATTAGAAAAAGCGAAAAAGGTAGCAGATCAAAAGGAACTCCCTGTTCATGTTGGAAATGTCCTAACAAGCGACATTTTTTATAACGCCGATGAAACAGCTGTGGAAAAGTGGCGTAAAATGGGCATTCTTTGTGCGGAAATGGAGACAGCTGGTCTTTATATGAATGCTGCCTATGCAGGGGTTAACGCGCTTACGATTTTAACGGTAAGTGATCATATGATTCGTCATGAACAAACAACGCCGGAAGAACGACAAGTTGCGTTCACCAATATGATGGAAATCGCCTTAGAACTTGCTTAA
- a CDS encoding alpha/beta fold hydrolase produces MDQDILFRNNVKIKGKGKQSMIFAPGFGCDQTVWKSVSEAFEKDYQVILFDYVGLGHSDIHAYDSKRYSSLAGFAQDVLDICTALDLKDTVFVGHSVGSMIGILASLRRPEYFSRLVMIGPSPCYLNDPPHYYGGFEKEELLGLIDMMEKNYIGWANVFAQAVTNNPELPEVKRQLEERFCSTDPIIAREFAEAAFFADNRSDLKKVIVPSLILQCSNDIIAPLAVGEYMHQHLPTSMLKIMDATGHCPHMSHPEETIYLITQYLNEAFVCSPAGRGVIV; encoded by the coding sequence ATGGACCAGGATATTCTATTTCGGAATAATGTAAAGATTAAAGGCAAAGGTAAACAATCAATGATTTTTGCTCCTGGCTTTGGCTGTGACCAAACGGTTTGGAAGTCAGTTTCTGAAGCTTTCGAAAAGGATTACCAAGTTATTTTATTTGATTACGTAGGTTTGGGTCATTCAGACATACATGCTTATGACTCGAAACGATATAGTAGTCTTGCAGGCTTCGCACAAGATGTGCTTGATATTTGTACAGCCTTAGATTTAAAGGATACTGTATTTGTGGGCCACTCTGTTGGGAGCATGATTGGAATACTAGCATCATTGCGTCGTCCTGAGTACTTCTCTCGTCTCGTTATGATCGGCCCTTCTCCTTGCTACCTAAATGATCCTCCGCATTATTACGGCGGCTTTGAAAAAGAAGAGCTTTTAGGCTTGATTGATATGATGGAGAAAAATTACATAGGGTGGGCAAATGTCTTTGCTCAGGCGGTAACCAATAATCCGGAGCTGCCAGAGGTTAAACGTCAACTGGAAGAACGTTTTTGTTCCACCGACCCTATTATTGCACGCGAATTTGCAGAGGCTGCATTTTTCGCCGATAACCGCAGCGATTTAAAAAAAGTAATAGTACCATCACTTATTTTACAGTGTTCCAATGATATTATTGCGCCATTAGCAGTAGGAGAGTATATGCATCAACATCTTCCTACTAGTATGCTAAAAATAATGGATGCAACCGGACATTGCCCTCATATGAGTCATCCCGAGGAGACGATTTACCTCATTACCCAATACCTGAACGAAGCGTTTGTATGCAGCCCAGCAGGTAGAGGGGTTATTGTTTAA
- a CDS encoding catalase — protein MNGKGKNVNENSKNEQLEQFRINDEGKQMTTNQGLKVSEDEFSLKAGERGPTLMEDFHFREKMTHFDHERIPERVVHARGYAAHGEFEVYESMKEYTKARFLQDPSVKTPVFVRFSTVAGSRGSAETVRDVRGFATKFYTEEGNYDLVGNNIPVFFIQDAIKFPDLVHALKPEPHNEIPQAATAHDTFWDFVASNPETAHMIMWHMSDRAIPRSFRMMEGFGVHTFRFVNHQGKARFVKFHWKPILGVHSLVWDEAQKISGKDPDFHRRDLWESIESGNFPEYELGVQMIDEEDEFKFDFDVLDPTKLWPEEEVPVKIIGKMTLNRNVDNVFAETEQVAFHPGHIIPGIDFTNDPLLQGRLFSYTDTQLIRLGGPNFHELPINRPVCPFHNNQRDGFGRQTINKGKVSYHKNSLASNTPIPASEEEGGYVHYQEKIESRKVRSRSESFKDHFSQARLFWNSMSNTEKAHILDAFRFELGKVKSKYVQQQVVDMFASVSLELSTAIADGIGATPPQGEVSESEVMKSSPALSQINTKKRPETRKVGVIISNGYNGADVSEVLNALKAEGIQVEIISDKLGTCKGSVGTELEVNHTFLTVDSVLFDAIYAVGGNIECKKFNQNAAYFINEAFSHFKPIGATHEGIKWLQAGNLINSPGVVIGDDMREFAENFVEAISAHRHWDRQIV, from the coding sequence ATGAACGGCAAGGGGAAGAATGTGAATGAAAACAGTAAAAATGAGCAGCTTGAGCAGTTCCGGATTAATGATGAAGGCAAACAAATGACGACCAATCAGGGGTTAAAGGTTTCGGAGGATGAGTTTTCCTTAAAAGCAGGTGAACGTGGGCCGACTTTAATGGAGGATTTTCATTTTCGCGAAAAGATGACGCACTTTGATCATGAACGTATTCCAGAGCGTGTGGTGCATGCACGCGGCTACGCTGCCCATGGTGAGTTTGAAGTGTATGAGTCAATGAAAGAGTATACTAAGGCAAGATTTTTGCAGGATCCATCCGTTAAAACGCCTGTGTTTGTCCGGTTTTCTACTGTTGCAGGCTCACGAGGATCAGCTGAGACCGTTAGGGATGTCCGTGGCTTCGCGACAAAATTTTACACCGAAGAAGGAAATTATGATTTAGTTGGAAATAATATTCCGGTTTTTTTCATTCAGGATGCGATAAAATTTCCAGATTTAGTGCATGCTCTCAAACCTGAGCCTCATAATGAGATTCCACAAGCAGCAACGGCTCACGATACATTTTGGGATTTTGTAGCGAGCAATCCAGAAACTGCCCATATGATTATGTGGCATATGTCAGACCGTGCGATTCCACGAAGCTTTCGTATGATGGAGGGGTTTGGTGTTCACACCTTCCGGTTTGTTAATCATCAAGGTAAAGCACGTTTTGTAAAGTTTCATTGGAAGCCTATATTGGGCGTTCATTCATTAGTGTGGGATGAAGCGCAAAAAATCTCAGGAAAAGATCCTGATTTCCATCGCCGTGATTTATGGGAATCCATTGAAAGTGGCAATTTTCCTGAGTATGAATTAGGTGTCCAAATGATAGATGAAGAAGATGAATTTAAATTCGATTTCGATGTGCTCGATCCCACAAAATTGTGGCCAGAGGAAGAAGTACCGGTAAAAATCATTGGAAAAATGACATTGAATCGTAATGTCGATAATGTTTTTGCTGAAACGGAGCAAGTAGCATTCCACCCAGGTCATATTATACCAGGTATCGATTTCACGAATGATCCTTTGCTTCAGGGCCGCTTATTTTCCTATACAGATACACAATTAATTCGCCTTGGAGGACCAAACTTTCATGAGCTGCCGATTAATCGACCTGTTTGTCCGTTCCATAATAATCAGCGTGATGGCTTTGGACGTCAAACTATTAACAAAGGGAAAGTTAGCTATCATAAAAATTCACTAGCATCAAATACACCTATTCCCGCAAGTGAAGAAGAAGGTGGGTATGTTCATTATCAGGAAAAAATAGAAAGCAGAAAGGTACGAAGCCGCAGCGAAAGCTTTAAAGATCATTTCTCTCAAGCTAGACTGTTTTGGAACAGTATGAGTAATACTGAAAAAGCGCACATCCTTGATGCGTTCCGTTTTGAGCTTGGAAAAGTAAAGAGTAAATATGTGCAGCAGCAAGTAGTCGATATGTTTGCGAGCGTTAGTTTAGAGCTCTCAACGGCCATTGCGGATGGAATCGGTGCAACCCCGCCTCAAGGAGAAGTCTCAGAATCAGAAGTAATGAAATCATCTCCAGCACTTAGCCAGATAAATACAAAGAAACGACCTGAAACACGTAAAGTAGGTGTGATTATTAGCAACGGTTATAACGGTGCTGATGTATCGGAAGTATTGAACGCCCTAAAAGCAGAAGGCATCCAAGTTGAAATCATTAGCGATAAGCTCGGAACATGCAAAGGTTCTGTTGGGACAGAGCTCGAAGTTAACCATACTTTTTTAACGGTGGATTCCGTATTATTTGATGCCATCTATGCGGTTGGCGGAAACATTGAATGTAAGAAGTTTAACCAAAACGCAGCCTATTTTATTAACGAGGCATTCTCTCACTTCAAGCCGATTGGTGCCACACACGAAGGCATAAAATGGCTGCAAGCGGGGAATTTGATTAACAGTCCCGGCGTTGTAATTGGAGATGATATGAGAGAGTTTGCAGAGAATTTTGTGGAAGCTATTTCTGCTCACCGCCACTGGGATCGCCAAATCGTTTAA
- a CDS encoding SMP-30/gluconolactonase/LRE family protein, whose translation MKKRALAVTVLIILSLITVTVVGAKSLYVTKPVPKEERHSISEIVHPNSQWEKVAVGSGFMEGINFDRSGNIWMVSPPTGEIIKVENDKLSIVETYAGDLPVGTKFHKDGRLFITDVTGKLYAYDPVTRERTTIVDSYNGKPLNGLNDLVFDQSGGLYFTEPMGSSATKPIGRVFYLPPNSKEPILFQEGIAYPNGIAISANGQRVYISEFATNRIISVPSKEAKDARETPFVFGLFEGGIGPDGLAVDTEGNLYVAHFQAGEIVVLDASGFKYGTIRLPKDAETFTTNLTFHNGYLYVTESFKNEVWRIKVKKEGLQPYGLQ comes from the coding sequence GTGAAAAAAAGGGCATTAGCAGTAACTGTATTAATCATACTCTCCCTTATTACTGTTACAGTCGTTGGAGCAAAATCGTTATATGTAACAAAACCAGTGCCAAAAGAGGAACGACATTCTATTTCTGAAATTGTCCATCCAAATAGTCAGTGGGAAAAGGTAGCTGTTGGAAGTGGATTTATGGAGGGCATTAATTTCGACCGCAGCGGGAATATTTGGATGGTTAGTCCGCCTACAGGTGAAATTATTAAGGTCGAAAACGATAAGCTTTCAATCGTGGAAACATATGCAGGGGACCTCCCTGTAGGGACAAAGTTTCACAAGGATGGACGCCTTTTTATCACCGATGTTACGGGAAAACTTTACGCTTATGACCCTGTTACGAGAGAGCGTACAACCATTGTGGATTCTTACAATGGCAAACCTTTAAATGGCTTAAATGACCTCGTATTTGACCAATCTGGCGGACTTTACTTTACAGAGCCAATGGGATCGAGTGCAACAAAACCAATAGGCCGTGTTTTCTACCTGCCGCCGAATAGTAAAGAACCCATACTCTTTCAAGAAGGTATTGCGTATCCTAATGGAATTGCGATATCAGCAAACGGTCAACGTGTTTATATCTCTGAATTCGCTACAAATCGAATTATCTCTGTGCCTTCAAAAGAGGCTAAAGACGCGCGTGAAACACCATTTGTCTTTGGTCTATTTGAAGGCGGAATCGGTCCAGATGGTTTGGCCGTCGATACAGAGGGAAATCTTTATGTAGCCCATTTCCAGGCTGGCGAAATAGTCGTACTTGATGCTAGTGGATTTAAATACGGTACCATTCGCTTGCCTAAGGATGCGGAGACTTTTACCACCAATCTCACTTTTCATAATGGATACCTTTATGTAACAGAGTCATTTAAAAATGAAGTCTGGCGAATTAAGGTCAAAAAGGAAGGGTTGCAGCCTTATGGGTTGCAATAG
- a CDS encoding LURP-one-related/scramblase family protein, with protein MKQLYIKQKVFSLSGKFTVKDQQEKDVYYVEGSFMQIPKTFSIMNTTRDEVARVTKKAFNFLPKFLVEVNGREVVTIKKEFSFLKAQYTIEAAGIVVHGNWWDMDFQVIRHGEVVGTVSKEWFTWGDSYKVQIVDEEMETIMIALVVAIDCVKADQAAASSAATT; from the coding sequence ATGAAGCAGCTTTATATAAAACAGAAGGTATTCAGTCTTAGTGGTAAATTTACAGTAAAAGATCAGCAGGAGAAGGATGTTTATTACGTGGAGGGCAGTTTTATGCAAATTCCCAAGACCTTCTCCATTATGAATACCACCAGAGATGAAGTTGCACGTGTTACGAAAAAGGCGTTTAATTTTTTACCGAAGTTTTTGGTTGAGGTGAATGGACGAGAGGTAGTAACGATTAAGAAGGAGTTTTCCTTCCTTAAAGCACAGTATACCATTGAGGCGGCGGGCATTGTAGTACATGGGAATTGGTGGGATATGGATTTTCAGGTAATACGGCATGGTGAAGTTGTAGGTACAGTGAGCAAGGAATGGTTCACTTGGGGAGATAGCTACAAGGTTCAAATAGTGGATGAAGAGATGGAGACCATTATGATTGCACTTGTTGTTGCAATTGATTGTGTGAAGGCTGACCAAGCGGCTGCTTCTTCTGCAGCGACAACTTAA
- a CDS encoding GntR family transcriptional regulator, translating into MNIKPEDLQKTKRPLFAIVYDKLYKLIMDGTFPPDSRLPTEPELAKLFGVSRMTLRHALSRLQEDGLVKNIHGKGNFITKFHHNKNMTGLEKLGNPIYKCLSGKIDDVEMQFRIELITDYAKQVLKRNMTAVVAIERWYKRNDQAVAFAFTVMAIEAVSELNLDLQDEQQLLDMIDKKVYELANSATIELRRSDSIPSLKYEIANDKDCDLIVESVYISDKYPVIYNKFYIPTESSQITINAAK; encoded by the coding sequence ATGAATATAAAACCAGAGGATCTTCAGAAAACCAAGCGGCCATTGTTTGCGATTGTTTATGATAAATTGTATAAACTTATTATGGATGGAACGTTTCCTCCTGACAGCAGACTTCCAACAGAACCGGAATTGGCCAAGCTTTTTGGCGTCAGTCGGATGACACTGCGGCACGCATTATCACGATTGCAGGAAGATGGTTTGGTTAAGAATATCCATGGAAAAGGAAATTTTATTACAAAATTTCATCATAATAAAAACATGACTGGCTTAGAAAAACTGGGAAACCCCATATATAAATGCCTTTCAGGGAAAATTGATGATGTCGAAATGCAATTTCGAATTGAACTCATTACGGATTACGCCAAGCAGGTTCTAAAGCGGAATATGACCGCCGTTGTTGCGATTGAACGTTGGTATAAGAGAAATGATCAAGCCGTAGCCTTTGCTTTTACAGTCATGGCTATCGAAGCCGTTTCGGAATTAAATTTAGATTTACAAGATGAACAACAATTATTAGATATGATCGACAAAAAAGTATACGAGCTTGCAAATTCTGCGACCATTGAACTTAGACGTTCCGACTCCATCCCTTCACTAAAATATGAGATAGCTAACGATAAAGATTGTGATTTAATCGTTGAAAGCGTCTATATAAGTGATAAATATCCTGTTATTTATAATAAATTTTATATTCCAACAGAATCTAGCCAAATAACCATTAATGCAGCTAAATAG
- a CDS encoding MFS transporter → MTTISANATITETQEYSVKKAVPVMLLLFLLCLIIDNSFKIVSIDMAKDFHISATTVSWQATLAGLVIGIGAVVYAALADSISIRKLLTIGIILICVGSVMGFLFQHSFLLVVVSRIIQTAGLASAETLYVIFVTKHLPVHEQKKFLGLSTSSFALSQVIGALTGGYVSTYFHWTTLFLVPLVTLFTLPFILKYLPKEETKNSHVDVLGLFLVAGIAASLLLYITDFNWVYLLAFVVAVALFLAYISKNSRAFIGIAFFKNKQFISLLGVAFVIYSVQLAYIFLFPFLLEKLYGLKLDTISLLLIPAYLLAAIVGALSGKIAKVLGSRQCITIAMTGMIGSLLLGGFFVNTSVIVFVLSMIVFSSSFALMYAPMLESCISTIGKDKSGTAIGFYNLTLNVAMSIGIAYTAAMMDHSAMRSNILGYLSQPDASMFSNILFVLVLITAISLFLYWVLVGRKVKMTARDL, encoded by the coding sequence ATGACCACCATTAGCGCAAATGCGACCATAACGGAAACTCAGGAATATAGTGTTAAGAAAGCTGTGCCTGTGATGCTTCTGTTATTTCTATTATGTTTAATCATTGATAATTCGTTTAAAATTGTTTCTATCGATATGGCAAAGGATTTTCATATTTCCGCCACAACAGTGAGCTGGCAGGCAACCTTAGCTGGGCTAGTCATTGGAATTGGAGCAGTGGTTTACGCTGCTTTGGCGGATTCCATTAGTATTCGAAAGCTTTTAACCATCGGGATTATTTTAATTTGTGTAGGCTCCGTAATGGGCTTTCTTTTTCAACATTCTTTTTTACTCGTAGTTGTTTCACGAATCATCCAAACAGCAGGTTTGGCTTCAGCTGAAACCTTATATGTGATCTTCGTTACCAAACATTTGCCTGTACATGAACAAAAGAAGTTTTTGGGGTTGAGTACAAGCAGTTTTGCTTTATCACAGGTTATCGGTGCATTAACGGGGGGCTATGTTTCTACGTATTTTCATTGGACAACTCTTTTTCTAGTTCCATTAGTCACTCTCTTTACCCTTCCGTTTATTTTGAAATACCTGCCTAAGGAAGAGACGAAAAACAGTCATGTGGATGTATTAGGATTATTCCTGGTTGCAGGTATTGCTGCTTCCCTGCTGTTGTATATTACCGATTTCAATTGGGTTTATCTTCTAGCATTTGTGGTAGCGGTTGCTTTATTTCTTGCTTATATCAGCAAGAATTCAAGAGCATTCATTGGGATAGCTTTCTTTAAAAATAAGCAGTTTATCTCATTACTCGGAGTTGCTTTCGTGATTTATTCAGTCCAATTAGCGTATATTTTCTTGTTTCCATTTTTGCTAGAAAAGCTTTATGGCCTAAAGTTGGATACGATTTCACTATTATTGATTCCAGCGTATTTATTGGCTGCGATCGTAGGAGCGCTTTCTGGAAAAATTGCAAAGGTGCTCGGAAGCAGACAATGTATCACGATCGCCATGACTGGAATGATCGGCAGTTTGTTGTTGGGCGGTTTCTTTGTAAATACCTCCGTCATTGTCTTTGTCCTATCCATGATTGTATTCTCGAGTTCTTTCGCGTTGATGTACGCACCAATGCTAGAATCATGTATTAGCACGATTGGAAAAGACAAATCGGGGACAGCCATTGGATTTTATAATTTAACACTAAATGTTGCGATGTCAATTGGAATTGCCTATACTGCCGCGATGATGGACCATTCCGCTATGCGTTCCAATATACTTGGGTATTTAAGCCAACCGGACGCTTCCATGTTTAGTAATATCCTTTTTGTTCTCGTACTTATTACCGCTATCAGCCTATTCCTGTATTGGGTATTGGTTGGGCGAAAAGTGAAAATGACTGCGCGGGACTTGTAG